Below is a genomic region from Rosa chinensis cultivar Old Blush chromosome 5, RchiOBHm-V2, whole genome shotgun sequence.
CCACAACCATTTGCATTTCCACCTTCTTTTTAGGGGTATTTATGTAATTTAACAAGCATTTCAACAATTTAGAGGCCCATTTGGtgaatttctctctctctctctctcgctctctctagAAGGACCAGGGAAAGAAGGGTTTTAGCATAAACCCTTTGGGAACCGAATAGCAATGGCTTTGACTATGAgagcggcggcggcggcagCGGCGGGGCCCACTCGCGGCTTGAGACGGCTGTTCTCGACTGGCTTCGTTCCTCCGATGAACTCTCCGCCGCCTAATCCTCGAGTAGAGGCCGAACCAAGCACCAACCTCTTCGTCTCCGGTACTCTTTCCCCTTTCTGCCCCTGACTTTCTTCTAATTTACCTCTCTTTCGTATTGGGTTATCGCCGTTTTGGTCTGTTCCTCTGTAAAATTGGGAAAAGCTCGTACCTTTGTGTGTTGGTTTATTCAATGTTTCTGGACTTTAGGAATGTCTCTGGTGACGAAAATGAGAACAGATAActatttatatgtatgtgttattACTTTGGCGACCTAGAACTTGAAAACCCATCATAGAACTTGAACACCCATCAGTGATGGGTTTTTCGAAACATCAATTGATTTTGTATATATTGTAACATCAATTTCTAGTGTTCTCTTTCTCTGACATTTGACATTAGCTCCAAGTATCTCTCTTTCATttgtggaagaaaaaaaattggtcAATACTACCGTTTTTAAGTGACTGAAAAATAGTGGCTGTGGAAGAGGATTCCAGGAACCCATGATTATGTAATACACCCTACGTTGTTTTTCTCGCTGCCAACAGTACATAGGTGATCTTGATGAAATGAAATTAAGATCACTTTCCTTTTAATGGTCTTTACAGAGCAATGGCAGTCCGGCAGATGTATTTCATTTGTTATGTCCTAACCATGTTAGGTCGATTTTAAAAAGACCGATTCCAACTCTTGCTGTTTTGTTAATATATAAATGCTTGATTAGCCTATTACAGTCCATTTATGTCAAGAATCAAACTAGAAGGAGACAATAGAATTTCAAATGTGTCCTTCTGTATGATTGTTACAAATCCATTGCATATACTGCCTCTAGTCATAATAAATACATTCTATGCAATGTCATTTAGTCCTTCTTAACAAATTTATCCTTGTTCTCAAATGCTAATTCTTGTCTGAAATCGTTTCATCCAAATGACTGattgtttctgtttctttttgttattaAGTGATGGAAGGGCGTgatctgtttttgttttaataaaaCTGAGATCATGTGGTGTTTTATGGATTATCTTGTACATATATGATCTTACAGCCATTTCTCTCCATATGTGGTGTTTGTGAGTACTTCACTAGTCTAGATTTTATCACACTTGAGTTCCCTTTGATGTACTTTGATTTGTATTGGATTAAATATCTGTTTGTTTGCAGGGCTTAACAAGCGTACTACCTCAGAAGGACTACATAAAGCCTTTTCTGCATTTGGTGAAGTAGTTCAAGGTGTTCTTCTGTGAAATtgttggcttttttttttttttttttaatatttaaattCTTAGAACATAATCTAATTATTCTCTATTGTATACAGCTCGAGTGGTGACTGATCGGGTATCAGGATTCTCCAAGGGATTTGGTTTTGTAAGGTATTCAACCTTAGAAGATGCTGCCAAAGGCAAACAAGGCATGGATGGACAGGTCAGTTGGCAGTATTCTCGATACTGTTAAAGTTTGTTCGACTTTATACATTAAGCTAAAATAGATTCTCTTAAAAAATAGTTTTGAAAAAGCCAAATTAGATTTTAGTAATTTTGATGTCGCCTCCTCCACCCAACTAAAAGGGGTCTGTTTTACTATTAGGGtgatcattgggcacatatTGGCATGTAAATGCTGAAACAGTTAAAATAGTGAATGAAACTCTTTCTTAGTGAAAAGCATAAGCTCACGTCCCTAAGAGAAGACGGAACTTACTGattatttttctcaaaaaaaaaaaaaatgaaaataaatgaaACTGAAAACACCATCATTATTAGCTCCTTTTGaaaaatatatctttttttCTGTTCCTTGTTTGATGGAAAATACATGCTCATGGGATGAGAATCTAAGATAAACATAAATACCAGCATGGCTAAGAAAACCCTACTGTTTCCAGGAACCGCTGAAGCAGTGACTCACGAG
It encodes:
- the LOC112202103 gene encoding organelle RRM domain-containing protein 2, mitochondrial; translated protein: MALTMRAAAAAAAGPTRGLRRLFSTGFVPPMNSPPPNPRVEAEPSTNLFVSGLNKRTTSEGLHKAFSAFGEVVQARVVTDRVSGFSKGFGFVRYSTLEDAAKGKQGMDGQFLDGWVIFAEYARPRTTTPPPENNSTQYGRY